From one Streptomyces sp. NBC_01478 genomic stretch:
- a CDS encoding sirohydrochlorin chelatase: MHQRPVLLVIAHGSRDPRHAATIHALVRRIRSRRPGLRVEIGFLDFNIPSVQGVLESLAAEGIQDVVALPLLLTRAFHAKADIPAVLREAPSHLRIRQAEVLGPSPLLVRALERRLHEAGLTPADKSSTGVVLASAGSTDPEAIAVIAGIAREWWDTGWCAVRPAFASAALPRTEDAVRELRALGCERVAVAPYVLAPGFLPDRIARGAAEADVLAEVLGPAPEVARLLLQRYDAALTPMLAAVGA, translated from the coding sequence ATGCACCAGAGGCCGGTTCTCCTCGTCATCGCCCACGGCAGCCGCGATCCGCGGCACGCCGCGACCATCCACGCCCTCGTGCGGCGGATAAGGTCGCGGCGGCCCGGGCTGCGCGTGGAGATCGGCTTCCTGGACTTCAACATCCCGTCCGTGCAGGGGGTGTTGGAGTCGCTGGCGGCGGAGGGCATCCAGGATGTCGTAGCGCTCCCCCTCCTGCTCACCCGCGCGTTCCACGCGAAGGCGGACATCCCGGCGGTCCTGCGGGAGGCGCCGTCCCACCTGCGGATCAGGCAGGCGGAGGTGCTGGGTCCGTCGCCGCTGCTGGTGCGCGCGCTCGAACGGCGGCTCCACGAGGCCGGGTTGACGCCCGCCGACAAGTCCTCGACCGGGGTCGTCCTGGCCTCGGCGGGGTCCACCGACCCGGAGGCGATCGCGGTGATCGCCGGCATCGCGCGGGAGTGGTGGGACACCGGCTGGTGTGCCGTACGTCCCGCGTTCGCGTCGGCGGCCCTGCCGCGCACCGAGGACGCGGTCCGTGAACTGCGCGCCCTGGGCTGCGAACGCGTCGCCGTCGCGCCGTACGTCCTGGCCCCCGGCTTCCTCCCCGACCGCATCGCGCGGGGCGCGGCGGAAGCGGACGTCCTCGCCGAGGTGCTGGGCCCGGCGCCGGAGGTGGCACGACTGCTGCTGCAGCGCTACGACGCGGCCCTGACACCGATGCTCGCGGCCGTTGGCGCATAG